Proteins from one Erpetoichthys calabaricus chromosome 11, fErpCal1.3, whole genome shotgun sequence genomic window:
- the scaf1 gene encoding splicing factor, arginine/serine-rich 19 codes for MGEKGFRTPPKTESTSQTGENANASPVEGESEEQQNSSEEESVQQRCRRERGCEQKLQPSCKKSDCENELKCKISKPLGDGEKIEEGELQKEIASRLTEAILSLLSLCSVVPHTLQEFSRPDLDFDCPQCEVAELQLVTEIQTEETSSLSLLSSSVPSFCRTDQTKSAILGFWKITDGRSSSLPEQSLALVHPWISHNDAQTRIQSCNFQKLSVTGTRKSENSCRKKKNDCQMTKGIPCLISKPKKDNRGIIFNDGHVVDFGVQLGTGDVHKEKGSKGTALPLSSSSTANSEGHSNRSTSILYSNIGERGEPVSSTSPTESSVLQQGGGDDSGSSSEIEFYDPFHPTDEREGEEEEEEEEGKEMYDPFEPTGSNPSSPEEKSDNCGEKTDQDSNGSISTGEDETMDTETVEDTDAHLKRDSKGIEDYNRDTRDNESERIRESGSKVSSPLVKEEDEDGSDDDSGTEGLSHLDRTGGESETEGYTLEVFGIAKDREDFLPSSSAVKNSSPAEADHPDEEEIQALDRRVTVTARDSFKLTDKTSPRMSPVHVSLPNTAVESEDGDMDKNMLRKQTGRSISKSSGVVISKFLDSDSEIEEGEIVPADDDHNLRLPRRLCHPVQSQYSGGHFQTPCRLVTRPKETSLSSPYHGKAVGIIRVLEGNDFISIHAEEEDGVVVGGDEEDGGIGENTRSQLVEDDGFGAWRRGVGMADLRRKIVTRRKERYRPRPLPTCTSPSQSSPTSCSNLTAVVLNATGSHGPVTSASNVTGSSVEDITVDGGLVTSHSAEGPVHDGGSSHPQKKRKETLSKTISTPKKEEGSDRREGKNKRESKKNKKRARSETRQNRKGKGENASRKRGKKEKERRRSRSKSRSRSSRTRTHNFVSNSRDSFKHRSRSWSTPSGFGSIDRGSNKRKPREERDKKKRRERSSSRSQNRGDREGDHRRRKRHRDKKEEEDTRKSRKGRKKSRKRSRSRSSNHSHSQKRRRSNFTESRLSERDRDRERERLSIRDGRPVVPPSIQDLNGSDLFAIKRTITVTTTTTTTVPQTSTSPTNERSSESDKHRLERGDGKSSSGIFSRVRDSSSSRADLKSRRERERERERERERERERERETRHRRRKESPLSSASPASTTPRSRTLAYDSEGYSEIDDEMLHLGGGRHRRRKEENISMKVRERERERDRKLDTQSPEEEEILSLDGEEMDMSDYYQEDEDHSFETQSDELRVRDTSISGERRISKAEPIKRQHQKIKQRVSSSGSHMADLHSTEGLSTAIAVPRVTKSFKGMKATKQKVKVPKKSSAAGHTVGHKAKLQSKVSVLIREGVSSTTSSTSTKSSLLAGSVASLPSSKDCSVTPGGSSIAVLFCRDKESRSPFLKPSAVCDTGANSKGLLPPPGLEREGRKIRGNKSNKISKSGSGKKVKMAASSTGGESDRTGVFITVTGKPKKKKSRSSSSVQKDDGMRGGFKKSKADSCSGQDIGKSKCIGGTSSNTQEEGLGHSIGGVSWSESEGKVKPPSPPLPPPMQVSPLVSAIGLKKDAQDLTPDSQTVDSSCKTPEPSFLSDEPSSQSRDIKEESEKREGSSESLDSGTGLLGNIFDGSKACVIDDKKVPPLLTASDSSLAQGEATSSKPSQTTPPGAAIMPWNLQTGVDCAAGGVLALTALLFKMEEANLASRAKAQEFIQATSQILSQASKNSQAPISGSSSSTSSSLIPPSAPASQYILHSSLPLMGNTQNSPHLHHVLQTPPPSTVNDSQLMSGTKGILTSDEHRWTDVEGKDSDKYLKKLHTQERAVEEVKLAIKPYYQRKDITKEEYKDILRKAVHKICHSKKGEINPVKVNNLVKLYVQRYKYFRKHGRRMDDDDSSRGSGGAVGGGSSSTDLLGLPPLPPM; via the exons ATGGGTGAAAAGGGGTTTCGGACACCCCCAAAAACAGAGTCCACCTCCCAAACTGGTGAAAATGCAAATGCTTCACCAGTAGAGGGAGAGTCTGAAGAACAGCAGAACTCGTCAGAGGAGGAATCAGTGCAGCAGAGGTGTCGCCGTGAAAGGGGATGTGAGCAAAAACTCCAGCCAAGCTGCAAGAAGAGTGACTgtgaaaatgaattgaaatgcaaAATTAGCAAGCCTCTTGGAGATGGAGAGAAAATTGAa GAAGGGGAACTACAGAAAGAAATAGCCTCCCGGTTAACAGAAGCCATTCTTTCACTCTTGAGTTTATGCTCAGTTGTCCCACATACACTTCAAGAATTTTCCAGGCCGGACCTGGATTTTGACTG TCCTCAGTGTGAGGTAGCTGAACTTCAGCTGGTAACAGAAATTCAAACAGAAGAAACATCCTCACtatctctcctctcctcttctgtCCCATCATTCTGCAGGACAGATCAGACAAAATCag CCATCTTGGGCTTCTGGAAAATCACTGATGGGAGATCATCATCTTTGCCAGAACAATCCTTGGCGCTGGTTCATCCCTGGATATCTCATAATGACGCTCAGACAAGGATACAATCATGCAACTTTCAAAAGTTATCAGTTACTGGAACTAGAAAATCTGAGAACAGctgcaggaaaaagaaaaatgactgtcAGATGACCAAAGGAATTCCATGCTTGATTTCAAAACCTAAAAAAGACAATAGAGGAATAATTTTTAATGATGGACATGTAGTAGATTTTGGAGTTCAGTTGGGGACTGGAGATGTCCATAAAGAGAAAGGAAGCAAGGGTACAGCATTGCCCTTATCATCCTCTTCCACCGCTAATTCTGAAGGACATTCTAATCGCAGTACATCAATTCTTTATTCTAATATTGGGGAAAGAGGAGAGCCTGTTTCTTCTACTTCACCTACAGAATCATCTGTATTACAGCAAGGAGGAGGTGATGATTCTGGTTCAAGTTCTGAAATTGAATTCTATGATCCATTTCATCCAACAGATGAGagggaaggagaagaagaagaagaagaagaagaaggaaaagaaatgtatgACCCTTTTGAGCCAACAGGCTCAAATCCTAGTTCTCCTGAAGAAAAATCAGACAACTGTGGTGAAAAGACTGATCAAGATAGTAATGGCAGTATTAGCACTGGGGAAGATGAGACAATGGATACAGAGACTGTTGAAGACACTGATGCTCATTTAAAGAGAGACAGCAAAGGAATAGAGGATTATAACAGAGATACCCGGGATAATGAATCAGAAAGAATTAGAGAATCAGGCAGCAAAGTTTCTTCACCCTTAGTAAAAGAAGAGGACGAAGATGGTAGTGATGATGATTCAGGAACAGAAGGGTTGTCTCACTTAGATAGGACAGGTGGAGAGAGTGAAACAGAAGGATATACTTTGGAGGTATTTGGAATTGCAAAAGATAGGGAGGATTTTTTACCAAGCAGTTCTGCAGTAAAAAACAGTTCTCCCGCAGAAGCAGATCATCCCGATGAGGAAGAGATACAAGCACTTGACAGAAGAGTAACAGTTACTGCAAGAGACTCGTTCAAATTAACTGACAAAACAAGTCCAAGAATGTCACCTGTACATGTTTCATTGCCAAATACAGCAGTGGAAAGTGAAGATGGAGATATGGATAAGAATATGCTTAGGAAACAAACTGGGAGAAGCATTTCTAAATCTAGTGGAGTTGTCATAAGCAAATTTCTAGACTCTGATTCGGAAATTGAGGAAggagaaattgtaccagcagatGATGACCACAATTTGAGACTCCCTAGAAGACTGTGTCATCCAGTGCAAAGCCAGTATTCTGGAGGACATTTTCAGACACCATGCCGATTAGTTACAAGGCCAAAAGAAACCTCTCTTTCTTCTCCTTACCATGGTAAGGCAGTAGGTATTATTCGTGTGCTTGAAGGCAATGACTTCATCTCGATTCATGCAGAAGAAGAGGATGGAGTAGTTGTTGGTGGGGATGAAGAAGATGGGGGAATTGGAGAAAACACAAGAAGTCAGCTAGTTGAAGATGATGGGTTTGGGGCATGGAGAAGGGGTGTTGGCATGGCTGACTTGAGAAGAAAAATTGTCACCCGTAGGAAAGAACGGTATAGACCACGTCCACTGCCTACTTGTACTTCACCCTCTCAGTCCTCTCCTACTTCTTGTAGCAATTTAACAGCAGTGGTGCTAAATGCTACTGGTTCTCATGGGCCTGTTACTAGTGCTTCAAATGTGACAGGGAGTTCAGTAGAGGACATCACTGTGGATGGAGGCCTTGTTACTTCTCATTCAGCTGAAGGCCCAGTTCATGATGGCGGTAGTAGTCATCCTCAGAAAAAACGAAAGGAAACTTTAAGTAAAACAATTTCTactccaaaaaaagaagaaggaagtGATCGCAGGGAAGGAAAAAACAAACGAGAAAGCAAGAAGAATAAAAAGCGAGCAAGGAGTGAGACTAGACAGAACAGGAAGGGAAAGGGGGAAAATGCAAGTAGAAAACGAGGGAAAAAggagaaggagagaaggagaagccgAAGTAAAAGCAGAAGTCGCAGCAGTCGAACAAGAACACATAACTTTGTTTCCAATTCTCGTGACTCATTTAAGCATCGTTCACGGTCATGGTCGACCCCATCTGGCTTTGGGTCTATTGATCGTGGATCTAATAAGAGAAAACCTAGAGAAGAGAGAGATaagaagaaaaggagagaaagaagCAGCAGCCGAAGCCAAAACAGGGGTGACCGTGAAGGAGATCACAGGAGAAGAAAAAGGCACAGAGATaagaaagaagaggaagacacTAGAAAGtctagaaaaggaagaaaaaagagcCGAAAACGGAGTAGAAGTAGGAGTTCAAACCACAGCCATAGCCAAAAGCGAAGAAGATCCAATTTTACTGAAAGTAGGCTTTCTGAGAGAGATagggacagagaaagagagaggttgagCATTCGTGATGGACGCCCGGTAGTTCCTCCTTCTATTCAAGATCTCAATGGCTCAGACTTGTTTGCTATCAAACGCACCATCACTGTGACAACCACCACCACTACTACTGTCCCACAGACAAGCACCTCACCAACAAATGAGAGATCTTCTGAATCTGACAAGCACAGATTGGAAAGGGGAGATGGAAAATCAAGTAGTGGTATCTTTTCCAGAGTTCGCGATTCAAGCAGTAGCAGAGCAGACCTgaaaagcaggagggagcgggAGCGGGAGAGGGAAAGGGAGCgggagagggaaagagagagggagagggagacacgacatagaagaagaaaagagagtcCACTCTCATCTGCATCTCCTGCCTCCACCACACCACGTTCCCGCACATTAGCATATGATTCAGAAGGCTATTCAGAAATAGATGATGAGATGCTACATTTGGGAGGAGGAAGGCACAggagaaggaaagaagaaaacattaGCATGAAGGTTAGAGAAAGAGAACGAGAAAGAGACAGAAAACTAGACACACAAAGCCCAGAAGAGGAGGAAATTCTCTCTTTAGATGGGGAAGAGATGGATATGTCTGATTACTATCAAGAAGATGAGGACCACTCTTTTGAAACACAGAGTGATGAATTGAGAGTCAGGGACACATCCATTTCTGGTGAACGCAGGATTTCTAAAGCAGAACCTATTAAGCGACAACACCAGAAGATCAAGCAACGAGTCAGCAGTTCTGGAAGCCACATGGCTGACCTTCATAGCACTGAAGGGCTGAGCACGGCTATTGCTGTTCCAAGAGTGACTAAATCCTTCAAGGGTATGAAAGCAACAAAGCAGAAAGTAAAAGTCCCCAAAAAAAGTTCGGCTGCAGGCCACACAGTAGGACACAAGGCAAAGCTTCAGTCTAAGGTGTCTGTGCTAATTAGAGAAGGTGTGAGTAGCACCACTAGTAGTACCAGCACAAAATCCTCATTACTTGCAGGAAGTGTAGCTAGCCTGCCATCATCAAAGGATTGTTCTGTAACTCCTGGTGGAAGTTCAATTGCTGTTCTTTTCTGTCGTGACAAGGAAAGCCGTTCCCCATTTCTGAAACCCAGTGCAGTTTGTGACACGGGGGCCAACAGCAAAGGTCTGCTGCCACCTCCTGGTTTAGAGCGGGAAGGTAGAAAGATAAGaggaaataaatcaaacaaaatctcCAAGAGTGGCAGTGGGAAAAAGGTAAAGATGGCAGCATCATCCACTGGTGGAGAGAGTGATAGGACTGGGGTTTTCATAACTGTGACTGGAAagccaaagaagaaaaaatctcGCAGTTCATCTTCAGTACAGAAAGATGATGGGATGCGTGGTGGATTTAAAAAATCTAAGGCTGACAGTTGTAGTGGGCAAGACATTGGCAAGAGTAAATGTATCGGAGGAACCTCTTCTAACACTCAAGAGGAAGGACTTGGACACAGCATAGGTGGGGTGTCATGGTCTGAGTCAGAGGGCAAAGTAAAACCACCTAGCCCACCCCTTCCTCCCCCAATGCAAGTTTCACCATTAGTTTCTGCCATTGGCCTCAAAAAAGATGCACAAGATTTAACACCAGACTCTCAGACAGTTGATAGTAGTTGCAAGACACCAGAACCTAGTTTCTTGTCTGATGAACCCTCTTCTCAGAGTCGAGACATCAAAGAGGAGTCAGAAAAGAGAGAGGGAAGTTCCGAAAGCTTAGACAGTGGCACTGGACTCCTTGGAAATATTTTTGATGGGAGTAAGGCATGTGTAATTGATGATAAAAAGGTACCTCCATTACTGACAGCTTCTGACTCTAGTCTTGCTCAAGGAGAAGCAACATCTTCTAAACCAAGTCAGACAACACCTCCTGGTGCAGCGATAATGCCATGGAACTTACAGACTGGTGTAGACTGTGCAGCAGGTGGAGTATTGGCAT TGACAGCTCTGCTTTTTAAGATGGAGGAAGCTAATCTTGCCAGCCGTGCCAAAGCCCAAGAATTTATTCAGGCAACTAGTCAG ATTCTGTCTCAAGCCAGTAAAAACTCCCAGGCTCCTATCAGTGGCTCGTCCTCATCAACTTCGTCATCGTTGATCCCACCTTCTGCACCTGCATCACAATATATCCTTCATAGTTCTTTACCACTTATGGGCAATACTCAAAATTCTCCTCACCTTCACCATGTCTTGCAAACTCCGCCTCCTTCAACTGTCAATGATTCACAGCTAATGTCTGGAACAAAAGGAATACTTACCTCAGATGAGCACAGATGGACAGATGTAGAAGGCAAAGATTCAGATAAG TACCTGAAGAAATTACATACACAGGAGCGTGCTGTAGAGGAGGTCAAGCTTGCCATTAAGCCATATTACCAGAGAAAAGATATCACCAAGGAAGAGTACAAAGACATTCTGAGAAAGGCTGTACATAAG ATATGTCACAGCAAAAAAGGTGAGATCAATCCAGTCAAAGTCAACAACCTGGTTAAACTTTACGTCCAGCGGTACAAATACTTCAGGAAACATGGACGAAGAATGGATGATGATGACAGCTCTAGAGGCAGTGGAGGGGCGGTAGGGGGAGGTTCCTCAAGCACTGATCTGCTTGGACTGCCTCCACTGCCACCAATGTAA